TCAGCCTCTTCAGTATCTATATTATCAAGTCCAATTCCAGCCCTAGCAATAATTTTTAGTTTTTTGCCTTTTTCTATAACATCTTTAGTCACTTTAGTTCTACTTCTCACTACTATAATATCATAATTACCGATTATATTAAGTAATTCTTCTTTGCTTATTTCTGGCATATAATCTACTTGAATTCCTTTTTCTCTCAAAGTTTTAATTAGAATTTCATCTATAGGATCTGTTATTAAGGCCTTAACAGTATAGATAGCCATGCATAGAACACCCCTTTTTATTTATAAATAGAGAAAGAAGTTTAACATGATGATGAAAATGAAGAAGAGAAGAAGAAGTCATAATAATAAGAAGTATAGTTATATAACTTCTCAAAATTTTCTAGGAACTTATTTGTGTTCATTTTAATTCATGATATCCATTTGCTACTCATTTTTATATTTTTTTATTCTACTTTACGATTGTATTGGTTTGTTTAAAAAATATATACAAATCAAGTAGTCCAACTTGAATACCAAGATTAATACTAATTGATTTAAGTATACTTTCAGCTAAATAATAGTCCTTTTTATTTTTAATTTTTAAATTACTAGTGCCAATTTCGTTAAGGAAATGTAGCACATGTCTATCTATAATTGCTAAATCGAAATAGCCTACGTTTCTCAAGAAATGGCTAGATTCTTTCAATCCTAATCCGTCAATGTTATTTATGATATACTGCCTGGCTTCTTCTTGTGAATAATCAGCAATAGGTTTTATTTTTGTTTTCAAATTTCCATATAATTTTCTTGCATTTGCTATATATTTTGCTTTTAAATTGTAAAATCTATAACCGGCTAATCTAAGTCTTTTGCTCATCTGATCTTCACTTAGAGAAAAAATTTCGTCCATTATATAATTTAGAGCTTTATACGCAGATATAAAAGAACTATTTGAGGTTAAAATACATAAAATTAATTCTCTAAACCAAACATTCTCTTCAGCTCTGTTATTTAATTTAAACTCTTCTGCTCTTTCTAGCACTCTTGCTCTTAGCTTTTTGTTTTTTACTAGCTCTCTTAGCACCTTTCTTCTTCCTCTTAGCCTTCTTTATTTTCTCCTTCTTAGGTTTAACCTCTGAAAATTCATCTTTTAACACAACTTTAGTGTAACCTTCATCAAACTCTAAAATTGCAAATGGCTCTTTAAAATCATCAGTAAGATTAAAACCCACTAACACATAGTCTTTATCAAAAAATGTTAAGTAATTAACCTGAACTTGTTCAGCATTTTCTAAGGAGGTAGGTATTCCTAATCTAAGTAGCTTTAAAGGTTTTGGTAAAACATACTTTGTGTTTACTCCTTTAAGATAAAGAGGAGCAGAATTATGAACATAGGCTATTCCATCTTTTAATGATAAATTTTCTATTTCATCTTCCGAATTTATTTCTATTTCATCCTCTCCAATCTTATTAACCTTAATACCTATAATACCAGGATAAAGTTGCACTTCCTCACCATTAAAATATTCAACAATTGCTTTCAACTGTTCTCAGCATATTATATAGTGAAGCAATAATTAAAATTCATTTTTAGAAACATTAAGTACTACTTAATCTTCACGTTAAATATAAATATCACATAATTTCTCTTTTTACCCATGAGTATAAGAATAAGAGGCTCTAACGCTTATGGACATAGCGGATGGTTTACAGTATATTGTAGAATATGTAATAGGAAATTAAAGATAGGTACAGATTTAGTATATAAATGTCCAAAATGTGAAAAGAAATATAATGCTTTCTTCTGTGAAGCTGATGCAAGAGGACTAAAATGGAAATGCCCATATTGTAGTACTGAACTAGTGCCAGTAATATGAATATACAAAAATTTTTTGTAAATAATAAACAAATTACTATTATAAATGAAAAAATAATATATTTAGATGTTGATAAGGTTGTTGATGGTAAAGAAATAATAAGGAAGTTAAATTTTATTAATGATAAAATTGCATACTTAGATTTTAGCTATTCGAATCAATATTTCACAATATTAAAATTAGTTTTTTGTAAAACTAGACTTCATATTTATCTATGTAATGTTTTATTAGAATTAAAGAAAATTGATATTACACCTGAAGAAATCTATAATAAACTAGAGGATGTATTAGATAAAGTCATAACATAACCTTCTTGGCGTAATTTTTTACTTATTTTTTCTACTATTTGTGAAAGAATTTGAGCATCTAACGATTCTATTCTTATATATACATTTAACTGTTTTGATTCATTAAACGCAGTGTAAATAATAATTAATGAGTCTTTTGAAGGAGCACATATGATACTAGCACCAGTCTTAATAGGATTGCAAAAATCTATTAATTCTCTTTCTAATAGATCTACAACATATGGTAATCTTGATATTTTGAATGGATCTGATGATAATAATACGAATTCGACTCTAAACAATTATTTTACCTCCTTTAAGTTCATATTTTTTATAGGAATATTAAGTTTATCAAATATTTTCTTTATAATCTCCGCGTATTTCTTATCTCCTTTTACTAGTTTTAGTTTTAATTTTCTATAATTCATTACCAGACTTATCTGACCATTATCATATACAATAACTTTTCCTTTAACCCTATTTTTTATATTTTTAATAAGATAAATGTATACGAAAGTCTTATCACTAGGTAAATCAACCAGTTGAGCTTCACCAACTTTATATATTCCCTGAAGTTTTTTCTTTGTTTTAAAAGACTTAAATTCATAAAAATTCTCTCCTTCAATAACATAAATTAATGTTCTAATAGCGTGTTTTCCACTCTTACTTTTGCTATTTTCTAAGTAGACCTCCATTTTTAATCGCCTTTACTGATTCTGAGATTCCCTCAAAAGTAATTTTATCTTCAAGATATGCATCTAAAAGTATATCGTTTTTAAATAATATTCTCAAAAGTGATCTCCTTAGGGAAAGAGAGGAGTACCTATAAACTCTTAGTAACATATGTTGAATATCAACAGCATAATGTAATTTTTTTAGACTATTTTCCATGTACTCATTAAAATTTTCTTCCTTATATAAGGCTTCAAATGCTCTTTCTGCCGATATAGCTGATGGTCTTATTCCTTCACCACTTAAAGGAAAAACCAGGCCCCGTGCCTCACCTATTCTATAGTTTTTATCTTTAACTGGAGATATAGATATAGGTGCTCCTCTTATATCGATGATTTTCGCATTACCATATTTTTCTTTAATATATTTAAGTATTAATTCTCTGGAATTTTTATATTCCAAAAAACCAGCACCAATATTTAGAATTCCATCTTCATTTGGGAAAATCCAATAAAATCCAGTATACTTAGTATCAAATTCAAACACGGCTACATCGTCAAATTTTTCTGTTTTTACTAAAGCCCTAGTTGTATATACTACTTCTCTATCCATATCATATGGTCCTTTAGCATCTATTACTTTATCATAATTTTTTCTATTGAATTTTGATTGATGATATGTTTTTACTTTTTCTCTCATTTTATTTATCCATCCCCATTTATCTATCACTAACCATTTTGTATTTCTATATTCTATATCATGTATTAATTCTCCATCTAAATAAAACGCGAATCTTTTTATTCTAAATTTTACATCCCAGGGAATTGGTGGTGTATAAACATTAGGAACAATATCCCCACAAGGTTTTACATATTTATCTTTAATATCAAACAAGTTTACCTCATAATTAGTTCTAGTTCTTAGAAGGTAAGCTAATAATGATCCAGATACTCCTCCTCCTAGAATTGCTATTTTTGTCATTTTAAATGCTTTTTAAAGCAAGACCTTATAAATTAATGTTAAGGTGATTAGTTATTGTTATCCCAAGAAGAGATTAATAAGAAACTAGAAGAATGGCCGAAACATTATAATCCGAAAGAAATTGAATTAAAATGGCAACAAATTTGGTTATCCAAGGAATATTGGGAGAAAGTATTTAGATTTAAAGATGAAGACGAGAAATCCCCAGTTTTCGTCATAGATACACCTCCACCTTTTACGAGTGGAGAACTACATATGGGTCATGCTTACTGGGTTACAATTGCTGATACAATTGGCAGGTTTAAGAGATTACAAGGATATAATGTACTTCTTCCACAAGGTTGGGATACGCAAGGATTACCAACTGAATTAAAAGTTCAATATAGATTAAAAATCCCTAAAGAAAACAGAGAACTATTTCTCAAAAAATGCGTTGAGTGGACTGAGGATATGATAAAGAAAATGAAGGAAGCAATGATAAGGTTAGGATATAGACCAGAATGGGAAAGATATGAATATAGAACATATGAAAATAGTTATAGAAAAATAATTCAGAAAAGTTTATTAGAAATGTATAAGTTGGGGCTTATTGAAATTAGAGAAGGACCAGTATATTGGTGTCCTAAATGCGAGACTGCTTTGGCTCAAAGCGAAGTTGGTTATCTAGAAAAGGATGGAATTTTAGCTTATATTAGATTTCCTCTAAAAGATGGTGGAGAAATTATCATTGCCACAACAAGACCAGAATTATTAGCTGCCACACAGGCTGTAGCTGTACATCCAGAAGATGAAAGATATAAAGGACTTATTGGAAAGATTGCAATAATCCCTTTATTTAACAAAGAAGTAAAGATTATTGGAGATGATGCAGTAGAAAAGGAGTTTGGAACTGGTGCTGTAATGATAAGTACGTATGGTGACCCACAAGATATAAAATGGCAATTGAAATATAATTTACCTACTACTGAGCTGATTGATGAAAAAGGGAGAATAAAGAATACAAATGGTCTCTTAGATGGATTAAAAATTGAAGAAGCTAGGAAGAAAATAATAGAATTACTTAAAGAAAAAGGATATCTTGTCAAAATAGAGAATTTTAAACATAATGTGTTATCTCATACTGAAAGAAGTGATTGTTTATCTCCAATTGAGTTCCTTGTCAAGAAACAGATATTTATAAAAACTTTACAATTTAAGGATAAATTACTTGAAGAATATAAGAAAATGAAATTCATTCCTTCTAGGATGGCGTATTATTTAGAAGATTGGATTAAAAGTTTAGAATGGGATTGGAATATAAGTAGACAAAGAGTGTACGGTACACCATTACCTTTCTGGTATTGCGATAACAATCATTTGATTCCAGCTAGAGAAGAAGATTTACCTTTAGATCCTACAAAAACAAAACCACCATATGAGAAATGTCCTCAGTGTGGATTACCATTAAAGCCAGTTACTGATGTAGCAGATGTATGGATTGATTCTAGCGTTACAGTAATTTATTTAACTGGATTCTATACTGATAAAAGAAAATTTGAGAAAACTTTCCCAGCATCAGTAAGATTACAAGGAACAGATATAATAAGGACTTGGCTATTTTATACGTTTTTCAGAACACTAGTACTTACTGGAAATATTCCATTTAAAGAAGTTCTAATAAATGGTCAAGTTCTTGGTCCAGATGGAACTAGAATGAGCAAAAGTAAAGGAAACGTAGTTAATCCATTAGATAAGGTTGATGAGTTCGGTGCCGATTCAATTAGACTAACTTTATTAGATGCTAGAATAGGTGATGATTTTCCATTTAAATGGGAAACAGTTAGAGGAAAAAAATTATTGCTACAGAAGCTGTGGAATGCAGGTAGACTATCTTATCCATTTATAGGAAAGAAAAAGTTTGATAGACCAAGCAATTTACATCCTATTGATAGATGGATTTTACAAGAACATAAAAGGTTTGTAAAGAAAAGTATTGAAGCTTATAATAATTATGATTTCTATCAAGTTGTTGAATCGCTCTACTCTTACTTCTGGGAAACTATTGCTGACGAGTATCTTGAATTAATTAAGCATAGATTATTTGCTGAAGATTTATCTGCATTATATACCTTGAGCAGGGTATTCAAAGATCTGCTAATAATCTTACACCCTATTGCACCTCATATCACAGAAGAGATGTACAATAGACTTTATGGAGATAAAATTTCAATCATACTTGAAGGATTACCTAATGTTGACGATATTGAAGAAGATCCTAACATAGATACTTTAGGGAAATACATAAAAACAACAACATCTACGATTAGGACTTTAAAAATACAAAATAGAATACCGATACCAGTAAGTATAAATGTTAAGCTTGTAGGGCCAAAAGAGTATATCGAAACAATTAAAAGAGTTGAAGATGACATAATAAAAACATTAAAAATAGAAAAAATTGTATACGAGGAAGGAGAAGAAATTAAGGCAGAGCTACTTAGTTAGATCAGCCCATGGGAGTTTCGTTCATCTTTTCACACTATCAGGGTGTCATCAACATATCAATAAACTCTTTCATCCTTTTTATACCTTCTCTTATATCATCTTCTTTTACAGCAAAACTAAGCCTAACAAAATCTTTACCAACTTCTAATGGGAATACTTCACCCGGTATGGTGGTTACTCCTTTTTCCTCAATTAACTTTAACGAAAAGTCTTTAACACTAAGATTAGCCTTTTTTAGAATCTCGCCAATAAATGGAAACATGTAGAACGCTCCTTGACTTTTATGCACTTGTATTCCTTTTATTTTCTTAAGTTCTTCGTACATTATATCCCTTCTCTTTTTAAATAATGATATCATTTCCTTAACTTCATCAAAAGATTCAAAAGCTGCTAATGCACCTTTCTGAGCAAAACTAGTAGGACAAGTATAAATATTTGCAGCAATCTCTGCCATTTTCTTAATCACTTTTTCTTTAGCTACTACATACCCTAACCTCCAACCAGTCATAGAGAACGTTTTACTGAATCCATTTACATAAATAACATAGTCTCTCCAATCTGGATCTTCTAGTACACTCTTCATCTTTCCTTCATAAATAAAATAATCATATATTTCATCTGATAGAAGAAGAACTTTCTTTTCCTTAGTAATCTCCATTAGCTTTTCAATTTCTATTGGATCAAACACCATACCTGTTGGATTATGAGGATTATTTAATACTATCATTTTTGTTTTTTTATTTATTTTAGATTCTAATTCCGATAAGTTAAGAGAAAATCCAGTACTCTCATTAAACTTCATTTTAACATAAACTGGGACTCCTCCTAACATCTTTACTACTTCTGCATAAGAGTAAAATGAAGGGTCAAATATTATAACTTCGTCTCCAGGATTTATGTATAATAAAAAGGCTAAGTAAAGTGCCGTTTTTGCCCCAGGAGTTACAATAACTTCTTCCTTTCTCACACTCTCATATTTACTGCTTAAATGCTCTGCTATCTTTTGTCTTAATTCATCAATTCCATAAGCTGATGTATAGCCAGTAAATCCTTCATCCAATGATTTCTTTGCAGCTTCTCTTATTCTGGCAAATGTAGGCAAATCCGGTTGTCCTATACCAAAATTTATGATTCTTATTCCCTTAGTCTTCTGTACTTGTCTTGCAACATCTTGATATACTAGGGTAGATTCTCCTGATATACTATTTGCCGAAAGGGAAAAATCATCTACTGGCATAGGAAAAAATTATATTAGTTCCTTAATTTTGTTTGGGTCCTTCATTAAAGTCGTTCCTATGAGAAAAGCATCGGCCCCATACTTCTTTAATTCTATGATATCTTCTTTATTTTTTATCCCACTTTCAGCAATTTTAATTCTATCATTAGGTATCATTTCTAGAATTTTTCTAGCATTTCTAATGTTAACCTCTAAGCTACTTAGATTTCTAGCATTAACGCCTATTATATTAAAATCATACATTAAAGCTATTTTTAAATCATTCTCATCAGTAACTTCAACAATAGCCTCAAGTCCTAAGTTTCTAGCATACTCATATAGGTTAATCAATTCTCGTTCTGTGAGAATCTTAACTATCAGAAGAATCGCGTCTGCACCTAAATTAAATGCTGTGTCTATTTGTTTTTCAGTAACAATGAAATCCTTCATAAGTATAGGTATTTTTACTATTTTTGCAGCATTCTCTAAATCAGAATAGCTACCTCCAAAATATTTTTCTTCAGTAAGTACACTAATTCCTATAGCCCCATTTTCTTCCATAAACTTCACATATTCTTCTAAGTCCCTGTTTTCATTTAACCCAGATGGGGATTTTCTTTTAAATTCAGCGATAATAGCATTTTTGTCAATTGTAGATTTTATAAATTTAGAAAGTAAATAAATAGGTCTTTCTCTAACCTTATTTATTCTTTCTCTGTTTAAGGAGATTTTAACAACATCAGCTAACCATCCTTCCAAATACCTGGGCATTCAATTATACTTTATTGAGAAAGTTATAAATAATTCTCTTTCCTAATGGTGTTCCTACACTCTCTGGATGAAATTGAACGCCATAAATTCTTAATTCTGAGTGATGAATAGCCATGATCTCATTATCTTCTAGGGAATAAGCATCAATTATTAGAGGTTCTTTAACATCATCTATAACTAGACTATGATATCTAGTTGCTTCAATTTGTTTCGGCAGACCATCATATAATGCTACGTTGTTAATTATATTTATTTTACTTATTTTACCGTGAAATACTCTTCTGGCCTTCCTAATTTTTGCTCCAAATGCATATCCTATAGCTTGATGACCTAAACAAATTCCTAAAATAGGAATTCTCCTACCAAATTGTTTGATAACATCAATAACTATCCCTATATCCTCCTTTTTTTCTGGAGTTCCGGGACCTGGGGAAATTATTATTCTATCTGGATTTATTCTCTCAACTCCTTTTACTGTAATCTCATCGTTCCTTATAACTATAGGATAGCTTCCTAATTCTCCTACTATTTGAGCAATATTATATACAAAACTATCATAGTTATCTATGATGAGCGTTAAATCCATCTAAACTACCCCCATAGCAACTTTTAAGGCTCTCATTTTATGTTCAGTCTCATAATATTCCATTTCCGGTATTGAGTCATAAACTATACCAGCACCGGCTTGAATTCTGAATAAATCTTTATTTACAAAAGCACTTCTTATAGTTATTGCAAATTCTGCATCACCATTAGCCGAAAAGAAACCTACTCCTCCAGCATAGGGTCCTCTCTTAAACGGCTCTAATAATTCAATAACATTCATAGCCATGGGTTTTGGTGCTCCACTTACAGTACCGGCAGGGAATACAGCCTTTAAAACGTCAAATGCACTATAATTTCTTTTTAATGTACCTACTACCTTACTTACTATATGTTGTACATGACTATATTTTTCTATGTACATAAATTCAGGAACCTTAACTGAGCCCATGTAACAAACTTTACCTATATCATTCCTAGCTAAATCAACTAGCATTATATGTTCAGCCCTTTCTTTCTCAGAAGCTAAAAGTTCTTTTTCTAAATTCAAATCTTCTTCTGGTGTCGCTCCTCTAGGTCTTGATCCAGCTATAGGATACGTCTCAACTATACCATCTTGCAAACTAAATAATGTTTCTGGGCTAGATCCGATAACATGTCTATCATAAAACTTTAAATAATACATATAGGGAGATGGATTTATTTTCCTTAGGTTGTAATAGAAACTCATTAAATCTCCTCTGTAAATATATCTTAAAAACCTAGAAATTACTATCTGAAAAGCATATCCATTTTTTATGTAATCCAAGATGTCCGAAACAGCTTTTTCAAATTGCGTTTTATCTAAAGATTCTATTTCAAATTCGAACTTCACATTACCAATATCCTTACATATTGTAACCTTAGGTAGCTCACCCTCAACATATACTTTGCCTTCAATATGATCATAGACTATAACATTCTCTGGTATAAAAAATTCCATATTAGGCCATTCTTCTGCCTCTCTCTTCAAATCTCTTATAGATTCCCAATATCTCACAGCGTCATAGCTAACGTACCCAATTATACCTCCTTTGAATCTTCCAGGTAAATTAAGCAAAGGAGCTTTGGAAAGAAACTTCTCTAAGACCTCGATAGGGTCATAGAAGCTATCATTAATATCGCCAGAAGACCTAACTCCGTTTATATTAAGATACCCTTTCTTTCCCCATGCTATTATACTATATCTCGATTTATGTTGAGGACCAGAACCACTTTCTAATAGTGCTGCTATATCTGCCTCATCTAATATACATTTAAATACTTCATAAGGTTGAGCAAAAGAAGTTATAGGATAGATTTCCATTCTTTCACCTTTTCAGCTATTCTAATCATTTTATCGTGATCTTTCTTTGATTTATACTTTTCAATACCAGAAGAAATATCTATCCAATAAGGGTTTAAGCTTAGAAATTCTTCTATGTTATTTAACGTTATACCGCCACCTATACCAACTTTATCATATTCTTTAATCCAGATTTTGGAAACTTCTAAGTTTACTTTTTCTCCCTTCTTTTCCGAATCTATAAGAATAAGATGATTAGTTTTATTTACTATAGTTTTAAAATAGGAGTAATATTTTTCTGACGAAGGAACATAAAGTATAAATTTTTTATTATATGATAATATATCTTCTATTTCTTCCATATCTAAAACTCTATGTATTTGAACGTACTCAGCTTTTGATTCATTAACTATATCATTAATTTTGCCTTTTACCTTCACATTTACTACAGGCTTGTTTACAAAGTTTTTAACGATATCGATAAATTCTGGTTTGACAAATCTTGGACTTATAGGATCAGTAACTACGCCTATTAAATCAGCGTAATTAGAGGCTACGATAGCATCTTCAATGTGAGATATACCACAAAATTTTATTTTAATCAATTTTCTCCACCAACTTATTAAAGTTACTTAAATCACCGTTCTTCTCTATTAAACTTCTTACATGAGGTATACCAGAATCCATTAACTGTAAAGCGTATTCATATCCATCTTTGAGGTCTTTTACTTTTCTAATTAAATAAAGAGCCATAGCTGTGTTTATCCCTATAAATCTTCTAGCTTCTTCATCTTTTCCTTTAAATGCCTTTAGAATTCTTAATGCTGAATGAGTAGCATCGTTAACAGTGAGTTTAGATACAGGGATCTCATCCTTAAGTCCAAAGTCGTTAATAGAAACAGTATAACTAACTATTTTATCTTTTTCAATTTCATATACATACGTAATTCCTTGTGTGCTAATCTCATCTAAAGATGGAAAACCATTATAAAGTATAACTCTATCATAATCAAGACGCACTACGGCTTCAGCGAGTTTTGGTAAAAACTCTTTCGAGAAGACGCCTATCATTTGATATCTTGCATTTGCTGGATTTGTTAAAGGACCTAGTACATTAAATATAGTTCTAACACCTAAAGTCTTTCTGACATTAGCTACATTTTTCATAGCTGGATGATAAAGTTGAGCAAATAGAAATACAAACTTAGACTCTTTAATTAATTTCTCAGCTAGCTCGGGTTTCACAATTATATTATAGCCAAGAGCTTCAAGTACATCAGCACTACCAGACTTACCACTTACAGCTCTATTACCATGTTTAGCTACTGGGTATACTTGACTTATCAGCAATGCTACTGCTGTACTGACATTTAGTGTATTTAAACCATCACCGCCAGTACCAGCTGTATCTAATGCTGAGGGAAAGTTAATATGCAAAGCATTATCTCTCATTGCCTTTGCAAACCCAGTTATTTCTTCAACACTTTCTCCCTTTGTTGCTAAACCTACTAAAAATCCAGCAGTAACTATTTCTGGTACTTCTGCCTTCATTACGCTATTAGCTATACTTCTTGCTTCATCTTCAGTTAGATTTTCTCTTCTGATTATTTTTCTTAGTAATTCAGCTGTATTCATCTAATATCCCTCTAATAGTTTTGACTAAATGTAAAGCTGATTGAATACCATTTTTTTCTATTTCTTCTATGAAAGCTGTACCTATGGCTACACCATCAGCTCCAGCGCTTAAGGCTTTTCTTAAGTCATTAAAGTCATTCAAACCAAAGCCCACAACTAGTTTATTTTGAACCAAATTCCTTACTCTTGTAATTAATGAATCCACGCTAACTGGAATAATTATACCTGTTGTAGGTCTAACACCATAATAAAGGAAAATATCTGAAATTCTAGAAGCTTTTATAATTAAATTATCAGGTAATGAAGGACCAGTAAATAAGACAGCTTTTACACCTTTTCCCTTTATTTTACTAACATACTCCTCATACTCATCTATGAAATCTATTAATAAATCTGGAAATAAAACCCCGTCTATTCCTATTTCATGAAGAGTAGTTAAGAAGTTATCTAAATTAGAAAGATAATCTTCGAGATACGTAAGTATAATAATTGGAATATTTACTTTTTTCCTTACCTCTTTTAAAGGAGTTATATAATCTTTTAACCAACTTGTAACGGCTTTATAACTTTTTCTTATAACTGGACCGTCATATTTAGCATATTTAGGTGGCAAACCAATCTCTAAAATATCTGTCCCTAATTCAACACTTTTTTCTATAAATTGATAAAAAGATTCTAAGTTAGGGTATCCTAAAGTCATATAAGTTACTAACATTCTTCTCATTTTTCTACCCTTCTTCTGATAGATTCATAATTTCCAAGATCTAGTAATCCATGACCACTTAAATTAAATACTATAACTCTCCTTTCTTTTTCAGTCTTAGCTTTTAATGCCTCATCTATTACAGCCTTAATTGCATGGGCAGACTCAGGTGCAGGAACAATACCTTGTGTCTTCATAAATATTTTAGCAGCTTCATAAATCTCTTCCTCTTTATACTCACGCCATTCAACTATCTTTTCTTTTATTAGCAAACTTAGTGTGGGGGCTACTCCATGATATCGTAATCCCCCAGCATATATCGGTGGAGGTACATAATCTTTTCCTAAAGTTATCATCTTTACAAGAGGTAATAGACCAGCAGTATCTGGGTAATCATATTCATATTTACCTGTACTAAACTTAGGAATTTCAGCAGCACCTACTGCTATATATTTCTTACCTTTTTTAGCTCCTATAAATGGATAAGTAAAACCTCCGAAATTGCTTCCTCCACCTACACAGCCAATTAATATATCTGGTTCTTCACCAAGCTCATCTAGCTGAGCTATAGCTTCCATCCCTATAACTGACTGATGAAGAAGGACTACATCAAGAACACTACCCACTAAATACCTAAAATTATGGTTTAAAGCAAATTCAATAGCCTCACTCATAGCAATTCCTAGTGAACCCGGATGATTAGGATTCTCTTTTAGTATTTTTCTTCCAAATTCAGTAAGATCTGTAGGGCTAGCATATACTTTTCCACCATATAACTCCATAATGGTCTTTCTCATAGGTTTCTGCTCATAACTTACTCTTACCATAAATATTGTGGAAGAAAGATCATACATAGAAGCGGCTAATGCTACAGCAGTACCCCATTGCCCTGCACCAGTCTCAGTAACTACATGAGAAATTCCTTCTTCAGCTGCGAAATATGCTTGTGGTACAGCTGTATTTATCTTATGTGAGCCTGTAGGTGTAGCGCCTTCAAATTTAAAGTATATTTTTGCAGGAGTATCTAAGTATTC
The sequence above is drawn from the Sulfurisphaera tokodaii str. 7 genome and encodes:
- a CDS encoding phosphoribosylanthranilate isomerase, encoding MIKIKFCGISHIEDAIVASNYADLIGVVTDPISPRFVKPEFIDIVKNFVNKPVVNVKVKGKINDIVNESKAEYVQIHRVLDMEEIEDILSYNKKFILYVPSSEKYYSYFKTIVNKTNHLILIDSEKKGEKVNLEVSKIWIKEYDKVGIGGGITLNNIEEFLSLNPYWIDISSGIEKYKSKKDHDKMIRIAEKVKEWKSIL
- a CDS encoding TrpB-like pyridoxal phosphate-dependent enzyme, which encodes MVNKDLIPKYWYNIIPDLPKPLPPPRDPPDAEFSRIELLKKILPKEVLRQQFTIERFIKIPEEVRDRYAIIGRPTPLMRAKRLEEYLDTPAKIYFKFEGATPTGSHKINTAVPQAYFAAEEGISHVVTETGAGQWGTAVALAASMYDLSSTIFMVRVSYEQKPMRKTIMELYGGKVYASPTDLTEFGRKILKENPNHPGSLGIAMSEAIEFALNHNFRYLVGSVLDVVLLHQSVIGMEAIAQLDELGEEPDILIGCVGGGSNFGGFTYPFIGAKKGKKYIAVGAAEIPKFSTGKYEYDYPDTAGLLPLVKMITLGKDYVPPPIYAGGLRYHGVAPTLSLLIKEKIVEWREYKEEEIYEAAKIFMKTQGIVPAPESAHAIKAVIDEALKAKTEKERRVIVFNLSGHGLLDLGNYESIRRRVEK
- a CDS encoding anthranilate synthase component I, yielding MEIYPITSFAQPYEVFKCILDEADIAALLESGSGPQHKSRYSIIAWGKKGYLNINGVRSSGDINDSFYDPIEVLEKFLSKAPLLNLPGRFKGGIIGYVSYDAVRYWESIRDLKREAEEWPNMEFFIPENVIVYDHIEGKVYVEGELPKVTICKDIGNVKFEFEIESLDKTQFEKAVSDILDYIKNGYAFQIVISRFLRYIYRGDLMSFYYNLRKINPSPYMYYLKFYDRHVIGSSPETLFSLQDGIVETYPIAGSRPRGATPEEDLNLEKELLASEKERAEHIMLVDLARNDIGKVCYMGSVKVPEFMYIEKYSHVQHIVSKVVGTLKRNYSAFDVLKAVFPAGTVSGAPKPMAMNVIELLEPFKRGPYAGGVGFFSANGDAEFAITIRSAFVNKDLFRIQAGAGIVYDSIPEMEYYETEHKMRALKVAMGVV
- the trpA gene encoding tryptophan synthase subunit alpha, with translation MRRMLVTYMTLGYPNLESFYQFIEKSVELGTDILEIGLPPKYAKYDGPVIRKSYKAVTSWLKDYITPLKEVRKKVNIPIIILTYLEDYLSNLDNFLTTLHEIGIDGVLFPDLLIDFIDEYEEYVSKIKGKGVKAVLFTGPSLPDNLIIKASRISDIFLYYGVRPTTGIIIPVSVDSLITRVRNLVQNKLVVGFGLNDFNDLRKALSAGADGVAIGTAFIEEIEKNGIQSALHLVKTIRGILDEYS
- the trpD gene encoding anthranilate phosphoribosyltransferase, which translates into the protein MNTAELLRKIIRRENLTEDEARSIANSVMKAEVPEIVTAGFLVGLATKGESVEEITGFAKAMRDNALHINFPSALDTAGTGGDGLNTLNVSTAVALLISQVYPVAKHGNRAVSGKSGSADVLEALGYNIIVKPELAEKLIKESKFVFLFAQLYHPAMKNVANVRKTLGVRTIFNVLGPLTNPANARYQMIGVFSKEFLPKLAEAVVRLDYDRVILYNGFPSLDEISTQGITYVYEIEKDKIVSYTVSINDFGLKDEIPVSKLTVNDATHSALRILKAFKGKDEEARRFIGINTAMALYLIRKVKDLKDGYEYALQLMDSGIPHVRSLIEKNGDLSNFNKLVEKID